The genomic region CCCCGACACCTTCGTGCGCGCCACCACCCTCGGCGGCAAGGCCACGCTGAGCCTGATGCCGCCGCGCGGCAGCGGCCCGGTGACCCTCCAGGTGCGGAGCCTGGACCGGGCATTCAACATCTCGGAGACGACGCGCTACCAGTTCTTCATCAAGCCGTCGGTCCCGTCGGTCACCACCCCCGTCCCCGCGCCGCAGTTCGACGAGCCGACCCCGTTCAAGTTCACCCCCGACCCCGCGCTGCAGGCCGTGAGCCCGGTGGTCAGCTACACCGTGCGGATCCAGGCCGGTCCGAACTCCCGGACCGTCACCGTCCCGGCGGGCGGCAACGGCCAGGGCGAGCTGAACATCCGGCTCAACGGCGCCTACGGGACGGACATCAACGTGTCCAGCACCAGCGCCAACGGCTGGGTCAGCGGCGAGGGTCAGTGGCGGACCGGCTACCTCGACAGCACCCCGACGGTGAGCTCGGACGTCTACCTCGAGAACGGCACCAGCGGCGGAGTCGGCGTCGCCGGCAGCTTCACCTTCGCGCCGAAGGTGAAGGGAGTGGCGAGCTACACGTACTCGTTCAACGGAGGCCCGGCCACCACGGTCTCGGCAGGTGACGGCGGTACGGCGACGATCAGCTGGACCCCGACCACGAGTGACTACCAGGACCTCACGGTCTACGCGACCACCGGGGACGGCATCGTGCTGAGCTCCTACGACTACGGGTTCTGGGTGAACTGACGCCCGAGCACTCCCTGGTGGGCGGCAGCCAAGGCGGCTGCCGCCCACCAGGCGTGTTACGGGGTGGGGAAGCGGCCGGCCCTGAGGGCGCCGGTGAAGGCGGCGAAGGCGGTGGCGGGGAAGAGGAGGGCGGGACCGTCGGGGTCCTTGGAGTCGCGGACGGGGACGGTATTCGCAAAGTCCGAGCAGGCGGCCGTGCACGTGCAGGCGGTGCGCTCCGTGCGACGGTGACGAGGTCGCCGGGACGGGAGCCGTAGCGTGATCGAGCTCCCGGTCCCGGTCCCCGTCCCGGGGTGCGCCACCTGCGCCGAGTTCCAGAAGGACCTGCGGGCCGTCGAGCCGCAGACCTCGGCCGAGACCGACGTGCGGGTGCTCTGGCGCCGGCACCAGGCTGCCGAGCACGGGATCACGGTGCCGGAGGTACGGATCTGAGAGGGCGGTAGGTTTCTCGCCGGCCGTCGCACCCCGGAGCCCGACTATCCGAGAGTCCACCGCTGGTTGCCGCCGCCGTTGCACGACCAGAGTTCGACCGGGGCGCCGTTGGCGGTGGAAGCTCCGGTCACATCCAGGCACAGGCCGGACTGGACGCCCGTGATCGTGCCGTTGGAGTTGAGGTTCCACTGCTGGTTGGTCTGGCCGTTGCAGGACCAGAGGATCGCCTTGGTGCCGTTGACGGTGCCCATGGCGTTGGCGTCCAGGCACAGCACGCTGCCGCCCACGGTCACCGTCAGCTGGTTCGACGCCGTCCGGGTCCAGGTCTGGTTCGCGGCGCCGGTGCAGCTGTAGATCTGCTGCTGGGTGCCCAGCGTGGTGGTCGAGTTCGGGTCGTCCAGGCACTTGCCCGCACCCACCGCGTGCAGCGCGCCGTTGTTGCCGCCGCCGGAGGGGGTGCTGTCCAGGCCCATGAAGTGGATGGCGTTGGCGGCCATCGCGGTGCCCTTGACGGGCAGTTCGTGGCCGGCACCGGAGATGCTGTACGCCTCGACCTGGGTGGTGCCGGCGCCGTTGTTGTACCGGGTGCGGGTCCAGTTGGCCGCCGGGGTGTCGGTGGACGACGGGTTCTGGCTCACCCCGAGGACGTCGGTCCACTGCTTGATCTCTTCGGCGAGGTTGTTGTAGTTCACGGTGGTGTCGTTGGTCCCGTGCCACAGCTGCATGCGCGGCCGCGGGCCGGTGTAGCCGGGGTACGCGGTGCCCCGCACCAGGTCGCCCCACTGCTGCGGGGTCTTGTTGACCTGCCCGCCGCCGCAGGGCCCGTTCCAGCCGCGCACCGTGCCGGTGGCGAAGCAGTGGTAGGGCACTCCCATGAACGCGGCGCCCGCCTTGAACACGTCGGGGTAGTCGGCGAGCATCACGTTGGTCATCATGCCGCCGGACGACTGCCCGGTCACGAACACGGCGTTGGGGTTGCCGCCGTAGTGCTGCTCGGTGTAGGTGATCATCGACATCAGCCCGACCGGGTCACTGCCGCCGTTGCGGGTCAGCGCCTGGTCGGAGGAGACGTCCCAGCAGGCTGCGCCGGGGGTCGAGGGGTAGATGACGAGGAACCCGTACTGGTCGGCCAGCGACGCGAAGTCCTGGCTCTGGTACAGGTAGGGCCCGGAGCCCTGACACCCGTGCAGGGCGAGCAGGATCGGCGGGTTGGCCTTGACGTTGTTCGGCCGGTACAGGTTCATCTGCAGGCCGGTCGGGTTGGTGCCGAAGTTGCTGATCGGGGTCAGCGAGGCGACGGCGGCCTGGGGGGCGGCCGGCAGGCTCAGGCTGACCGCGATGCCGAGCGCGGCGGCGACGCCGAGCACGCGGGTCATCAGGTACCGGGAACGCAGCGTGGAACCTCTCTTCCTCCGCGGGCTCTTGACAGATGGGCGAGGGAACATGTCGATGCTCTCTTTCAGCCGTTGCCTCTGACCAGACCGCCTGTCCGGACACCACCCAGTTGTCACCGCCCCCGGAAAGGTTGCACGGGACCGCGAAGATCTTTTTTGGGCAGCACGTCACTTATCGCCCTCTGATACCTGCGGCGTAGTGGTCAAGCGCCCAACTCGCGCCCGGAGTTGTGCAAGTAGGCCAGGCTGCGCAGGAGTTCGGCTCGCAGGGTCGGGGTGAGGTGGCGGGCCCAGGCGGGGGTGGGTTCTCCGCGCAGGTGGGCCCAGCAGGCCAGCGCGTAGCCGAACTGGCGGTCTGTCAGGTATCCGAGGTGGTGGGTGGTGCCGAGGAAGGAGCCGGCCAGCATCTGCTCGGTGAGGTCGCCCATCGGGAGGGCCGACCAGCCGTGGGCGGTCCTGGCGAAGGTGTGGGCGGCGTTGGCGGTGAAGACGCCCATGCCGAGGTGGACGGTCAGGAGGTCGGTGAGCTTCTCCTCCTCCCGCTCCCAGTCGGGCAACCGGCCCTCGCCGCGCAGCCGGACGTGGGCCAGCTCGTGGGCGATGATCGCGGTGAGGCGGGCCGGGTCCTCGCGGGCACGCAGGTCCAGGGATATGACGGCGTGGCCGTCCTCGTGGTGGTAGGTGCCGACCCATGCCGGCGCGTGGCTGCGCGCGATCTGAGCGGATGTTGAGGCGGTCACGGCTCAATCGGCGACCTGATCGCCGCTCAGCGGCGGGCGGGTGGCCCGGTCGGTGAAGGGGCAACGCGCGTGGCCGGCGTCCTCACCACGGCAGTGCCCCGACCCTGCCCGCCGGGCGGCGGCGTGAGTCGGCCCGGCAGTGCCAGGCGTGCGGCGGCTGCGCCCAGCAGGCAGACTCCGGCGGCGACCACGCAGGCGAGGTGGAAGCCGTACATGAACGAGGTCTGGACGTCGCTCAGGAGGCTCTGCCGGGCGGCTGGTTCGGCAGCCGCGGTGATCCCCAGCGCCGATGCGACCGAGTCCTTCGCGGCTGCCGCGGTGTGCGCCGGAAGGTCGGCGAAGGCGGTGGTGGCGAGCCGACTCGCGTACAGGGACGTGAAGATCGAACCGATCACCGCCACACCGAGGGTGCCGCCGGCCTCGCGGGTCGCGTCGTTGACGGCCGACCCGACTCCGGCCTTCGCCGGCGGCAGCACGCTGAGGATCGACTCGGTGGCGGGCGCCGTGGTGAGCCCGAGCCCCAGTCCGAGCATCACCATCTGGCCCACGATCCGCGGATAGGACATGAAGGTCGGTGACAGGGCGATCCACCCGAAGGACGAGCCGAGCAGGACCAGGCCGGTGGTGACCACCGCGCGGGTGCCGAGCCGGTTCACCAGCGCGACCCCGCCCACCGACCCCAGCGCGATGCTCAGCGCGACCGGCAGGATCCGCACGCCGGTGGAGAGCGTGCCGTAGCCGCGGATGAACTGGAAGTACTGGGTCACCAGGAAGATGAACCCGAAGAGCGCGAAGAACGCGACCGTCACCGAGCCGCTCGCCGCCGAGAACGCCGGTGTCCGGAACAGCGTCATGTCGATCATGGGCTGCCGTCGGCCCCGCTCGACCCGGACGAACAGCGCCGTCAGGAGCACCGAGCCGGCGAATCCCGCCAGGCTGGCGGGAGCGGCCCAGCCGCGGTTCGGAGCCTCGATGATGGTGTAGACGAGCAGGCCGATCGCCGTCGAACTCGCGGCGAGCCCCGGAAGATCGAGGCGGGCGGCGGCGGGATCGCTCGACTCCGGCACCCACACCCAGGTCGCGACCAACGCGGCCAGTGCCACGGGCACCAGGGCGAGGAACACCGAGGGCCAGCCGAAGTGCGCCAGCAGGACTCCGCCCGCCACCGGCCCCACGGCCACCCCGAGTCCGGTCACCGCACCCCAGACGCCAACCGCCTTGGCGCGGGAGCGGCGTTCGGGAAAGGTGTTGGTGATGATCGACAGAGTTGTGGGGAAGATCGTCGCCGCGCAGGCGCCCATCGCGAAGCGCACGGCGACCAGTGCGCCGGGTGAGCCGACCAGGCTTCCGATCGCACTGGTGACGGCGAAACCCGCAAGTCCCGCAAGGAGCGTCGGCCGGCGCCCGAAGCGGTCGCCGAGCGAGCCCGCGGTCAGGACGAGCGCGGCGAAGGCGAGGTTGTAGCCGTCGACGACCCACTGCAGGTCCCGGGTCGTCGCCCCGAGCTGTCTGCTCAGCTCCGGCAGGGCCACGTTGACGATGGTGGTGTCCAAGTTGATCGCGAACGCCGCCAGGCAGACCGTGGCGAGGACCAGGCCCTGTCGGCGAGCGGTGAGGGCGGGCATGAGGGTCTCCATCCGCCGCGCATGTTGACTGCGGTAACATGCGATTAATGCCACAATTCCACTCAAAATGGACAGTGTCAACATCGCTCGGGAAGTGGGAGCCCACATTGCCGAAGACGGCCTATCACCACGGTGACCTCCGCCAGGCCCTGATCCGCGCCGGTATCGATGTCGCTCGCACCGGCGGCCCGGCGGCCGTCGTGCTCCGTGCGGTGAGCCGGGAGGTCGGCGTCTCGCACAATGCCGCCTACCGGCACTTCGCCGACCGGGAGGACCTGCTGGCCGCCGTCGCGGCCGGCTGCATGGAGCGCCTCGGCCGCCTGATGGTGGAGCGAACCGCCGAGGTCCGCAGCCCGGACCCGGTCGAGCGGGCCTGGGCCAGGCTGGAGGCGATCGGTCGGGCCTACATCGAGTTCGCCCTCACCGAGCACGGGTGGTTCCGGACCGCCTTCTCCGGCGCCGCCGCCCACGGCGGCAAGCCGCCGGTCCCAGCGGCCGACCAGTGCGCAACCGATCCCTACACACTCCTCGCCCAGCGGCTCGACGAACTCGTCGAGGTGGGCGCGCTGCCCGCCGAACGCCGGCCCGGGGCCCAGTACGCGGCATGGGCCGCGGTGCACGGCCTGTCGAGCCTCCTGGTCGACGGCCCGCTCCAGGACCTGCCCGAGGGCGAGCGGCGGGCCGCGGCCGACAGCGTGCTCGCCACCGTCTCCCGCGGCCTCTGACGGCAAGGGCGGGCGCTTCGCTCGCTCACCGCGGCGGCGCCGGGAGGAGCGCCCGCAGGCGCCGGGCGGGGGAGCAGCTCGGCGGAACCGGCCGAAGCCGGCCGGCGGCCGGCCGCCGCGGTGGAGCGGAGGGGCTGGCCGACCATTCGCGCCGGAACACCTCGTGCGCAGCCTCAGCCCCGGTCCTGGGCCTGCCGGTTGTCCACGTACTCGGTGACGACCGAGAAGAACCGCGCCGGGTCCTCGAACGGCAGGCCGTGGCCGCCGGGGACCTGGAGGTAGTCGGACCGGCGGATGGCGGCAGCGAGTTCGCGCTGGTGGTGGGGCGGGAGGATCCGGTCGTCGGCGCTCGCCAGCACGAGGGTGGGCGCGGTGATCCGGCCCACCGCGTCACGCAGGTCGATCCGGGTGTCGAGTTCTATCTGCCCCAGGATCCGCTCGTCGAGCATGGCCGTGAAACCGGCGGCCAGTTCGGCGAACTGCGCGTCGTCCAGGGTGTCCAGCAGGCCGGGTCCCATCGCGGTGAGGATCAACTCGCGGGCCAGCAGGGCCGGGTCGGTGCGCAGCAGGCGGGTCCAGAGGTCGAACATGAACGCTTCGCGCGGGGCGGTCCTGACCCAGCCCGCGTGCAGGAGGAGCGAGGTCACGGCGGCGGGGTGCCGGGCGGCCACGGCCGTGGCGAGGGCCGCGCCCAGCGAGTGGCCGACCAGGTGGAACCGCTCCAGGCCGGCGGCGCGGGCGGTGGCCACGACCCGGTCGGCGAGCGCGTCGAGGTCGATCGGCGCGGGGTCGACGGGGGTGGCGCCGGCGCCGGGCAGGTTCGGGGCGAGAACGGTGTACCGGTCGCGCACGGCCTCGATGAGGGGTCCCCAGTTCGAGGTGGCGTCGGCGCCGGTGCCGTGGATCAGGACCAGGCCCGGGCCGGATCCGGCGACGACGTGATCGAGCGGTGTGAAGCCGGGCAAGGGTGCCTCCATGGGTGAGCGCGGAGTCGATGCTGAGTGATACCCAGAAAGATAGCAGAGCTCTGGCATGTTCGCAGAGCTCTGTCATCAGGCAGGGTTCGATCTGGTGACGTAGGATCGGGCCCATGAAGATGCCGGTCACCGAGCGCCTCGGGCTGCACATCAAGCGGGTGGAGCAGGAGCTGATGGCGGCCAAGCACGCCGCGCTCCGACCGTTCGGGCTGACGGTCCCGCAGTACGCCGTGCTGTACGCGCTCGACGACCAGCCTGGGCTCTCCGCCGCCGCCCTCGCCCGCGCCTGCCTGGTCACCCCGCAGACCATCGCCACCGTGCTCGCCAACCTGGAGGCCAAGGAGCTGATCACCCGTCGGCCGCACCCGTGGCACCGCAGGGTGATCGAGGTGACCCTCACCGACGAGGGGCGCAGCCTGCTCGCCCGGGCCGACGCGGAGGCCGTCGCCGTCGAGCGGCGGATCGCCGACGGCTTCAGCGCCGAGGAGCGCGCCCTGCTGATCGACCTGCTGGCCCGCGCATCGGCTCAGCTGACCGCGGCGCCGCAGCCGGCCCCGGAGCGCTGAGGTCGGCAACGCGGACTGACGGGCCGTCGGATGCTGGTAGTGCCGCTACCAGCATCCGCACGCACTGCTGCGAACGCTCCGCCGACGGGAGGCTGGACCCAGTCGAGAGAGCTGAGGAGCAGCCGAGATGAGTGTCAACACGCCTCGTACGATCACCCGCCGCACCGCCCTGGCCGCCGCGTTCACGCTGTCCACGCTGCTGGGCGCGGGCGCGGTGGCGGCGCCGGCCGAGGCGAGCCCGGTGGTGGCCGGCCAGTGGCAGGGCGCGGTACTGCACGGGCACGGCGAGAGCCTGCACCCGGAGAGCGCCGCCTGGGACCCGATCCGCCGTCAGTTCGTCGTCGGCTCGCTGCGGCACGGGACGGTGAGCGTGGTGCGGGCCGACGGCGGAGTGCGCACGCTGGTCGCGGACCCGCGGCTGGTGTCGGTGGTCGGGGTCAAGGTGGACGCCGCGCGGGGGCGGGTGCTGGTCTGCAACGCCGACCCGGCGGGGCTGTCGGTGCGCAGTACGGCCGACAGCAAGGGACGCGTGGCCGGTCTGGGCAGCTATGACCTGGAGACGGGTCAGCGACGGTGGTACGTGGACCTGGCGGCGGTGGCGGGGGACGGTGGCCCGCATGTGGCCAACGACGTCGCCTTCGACGCCGACGGAACCGCCTACGTCACGGACTCGTTCGCGCCGATCGTCTACCGGGTGACGGCCGACGGGCGGGCCTCGGTGCTGGTGCGCGACCCGCGGATCGGGGCCGGACCCGGCCAGTTCGGGCTGAACGGGATCGTGCTGCGCGGCGGCCGGCTGTGGCTGGGCAACTATCAGACCGGCGCGATCTGGCAGCTGCCGCTGCGCCACCCCGAGCGGGTCGAGCTGCTGGTGCAGGACCCGCGTCTGGTCGGCCTGGACGGGATGGCCGCCGGTCCGGACGGGACGCTGGTGGGCGTGACCAACCGGATCGGCACCGACGCCACCGGCACCGTCGTGGTGGTGCACCCGGGCGAGGGCGGGAGGGTGGAGTCCCGCCCGGCGGCGGACCCGGCGCCGACCGCCGTGACCAGGGGTCCGGGCGGTGCGCTGTACGTGCTGTCGGGCCGGATGGACCTGCTGTTCGCCGGGCAGCTGTCGGACGAGTTCACCCTGCGCCGGATCTGACCGCGCCTGAAACTGACGTCGAGTCAGGCGGCCTGGGCGGAGAGGCTGTTGAGCCGAGCAGCGGCGAACCGGTGCAGCAGCAGTTCGGCGATCTCCGGAGCCGCGCCGAGGACCGGGGCGAGCACCCCGGCCTCGGCCTCGGTGGCGGCCGCAGCGATCCGGTCCGGGAGCAGGCCCGGGGCAAGCAGGTAAGGGGCGACCGCGGTGCGCGTCACACCACGGGCCCGCAGCGCCGCCAGTGCGTCGGGGACCCGGGGCCCGCCGGCCGAGGCGTACGCCACCTCCACCGCCCCCAGCCCCGGCGCCGCTGCCAGT from Kitasatospora azatica KCTC 9699 harbors:
- a CDS encoding DUF397 domain-containing protein encodes the protein MAHPGTGTGTGSSITLRLPSRRPRHRRTERTACTCTAACSDFANTVPVRDSKDPDGPALLFPATAFAAFTGALRAGRFPTP
- a CDS encoding extracellular catalytic domain type 1 short-chain-length polyhydroxyalkanoate depolymerase yields the protein MTRVLGVAAALGIAVSLSLPAAPQAAVASLTPISNFGTNPTGLQMNLYRPNNVKANPPILLALHGCQGSGPYLYQSQDFASLADQYGFLVIYPSTPGAACWDVSSDQALTRNGGSDPVGLMSMITYTEQHYGGNPNAVFVTGQSSGGMMTNVMLADYPDVFKAGAAFMGVPYHCFATGTVRGWNGPCGGGQVNKTPQQWGDLVRGTAYPGYTGPRPRMQLWHGTNDTTVNYNNLAEEIKQWTDVLGVSQNPSSTDTPAANWTRTRYNNGAGTTQVEAYSISGAGHELPVKGTAMAANAIHFMGLDSTPSGGGNNGALHAVGAGKCLDDPNSTTTLGTQQQIYSCTGAANQTWTRTASNQLTVTVGGSVLCLDANAMGTVNGTKAILWSCNGQTNQQWNLNSNGTITGVQSGLCLDVTGASTANGAPVELWSCNGGGNQRWTLG
- a CDS encoding MFS transporter, with protein sequence MPALTARRQGLVLATVCLAAFAINLDTTIVNVALPELSRQLGATTRDLQWVVDGYNLAFAALVLTAGSLGDRFGRRPTLLAGLAGFAVTSAIGSLVGSPGALVAVRFAMGACAATIFPTTLSIITNTFPERRSRAKAVGVWGAVTGLGVAVGPVAGGVLLAHFGWPSVFLALVPVALAALVATWVWVPESSDPAAARLDLPGLAASSTAIGLLVYTIIEAPNRGWAAPASLAGFAGSVLLTALFVRVERGRRQPMIDMTLFRTPAFSAASGSVTVAFFALFGFIFLVTQYFQFIRGYGTLSTGVRILPVALSIALGSVGGVALVNRLGTRAVVTTGLVLLGSSFGWIALSPTFMSYPRIVGQMVMLGLGLGLTTAPATESILSVLPPAKAGVGSAVNDATREAGGTLGVAVIGSIFTSLYASRLATTAFADLPAHTAAAAKDSVASALGITAAAEPAARQSLLSDVQTSFMYGFHLACVVAAGVCLLGAAAARLALPGRLTPPPGGQGRGTAVVRTPATRVAPSPTGPPARR
- a CDS encoding TetR/AcrR family transcriptional regulator produces the protein MPKTAYHHGDLRQALIRAGIDVARTGGPAAVVLRAVSREVGVSHNAAYRHFADREDLLAAVAAGCMERLGRLMVERTAEVRSPDPVERAWARLEAIGRAYIEFALTEHGWFRTAFSGAAAHGGKPPVPAADQCATDPYTLLAQRLDELVEVGALPAERRPGAQYAAWAAVHGLSSLLVDGPLQDLPEGERRAAADSVLATVSRGL
- a CDS encoding alpha/beta fold hydrolase, with the protein product MPGFTPLDHVVAGSGPGLVLIHGTGADATSNWGPLIEAVRDRYTVLAPNLPGAGATPVDPAPIDLDALADRVVATARAAGLERFHLVGHSLGAALATAVAARHPAAVTSLLLHAGWVRTAPREAFMFDLWTRLLRTDPALLARELILTAMGPGLLDTLDDAQFAELAAGFTAMLDERILGQIELDTRIDLRDAVGRITAPTLVLASADDRILPPHHQRELAAAIRRSDYLQVPGGHGLPFEDPARFFSVVTEYVDNRQAQDRG
- a CDS encoding MarR family winged helix-turn-helix transcriptional regulator, with translation MKMPVTERLGLHIKRVEQELMAAKHAALRPFGLTVPQYAVLYALDDQPGLSAAALARACLVTPQTIATVLANLEAKELITRRPHPWHRRVIEVTLTDEGRSLLARADAEAVAVERRIADGFSAEERALLIDLLARASAQLTAAPQPAPER